A DNA window from Desulfobaccales bacterium contains the following coding sequences:
- a CDS encoding hemolysin family protein produces the protein MDSILSYPYLTRWLALGGLLILYIFFAAAETSLFALSPLDRLRLKERSKARGELVESLLKQPQRLLITLLIGVDIITILASVLAASLALSIWGDRGKWIALLVMSPILLLLGEIIPKSVALTYPARLALRLAPLVRVALTVFAPVRVVLLQTSRGILAALGFRPDLQVPAVHQEDFVRMVEESHRGGMIAALERDFIQNVLDFGEVRVSQIMVPRPDMFSLPADLPFPEIIQAIKRSRFSRVPIYEETHDHVLGVLHSKDILELCHPIPCAGELPRHLLRPAYYVPENKRAFDLLTELQTHRQRLALVVDEYGSLVGLITVEDLLEELCGEIPQEFKVEEKVLEQVSPEVWRVKGAMSLADFNDALNLNLPAEEFDTIGGLVLNLCGSLPREGRVIQYDADEKLIFRVLRMKGTRILDLEVRRQTP, from the coding sequence GTGGATTCCATCCTTTCATATCCCTATTTAACTCGCTGGCTTGCCCTGGGTGGGCTGCTCATCCTCTACATTTTCTTTGCCGCCGCCGAAACCTCTCTTTTTGCCTTGAGTCCCCTTGACCGTCTGCGCCTCAAGGAACGGAGCAAAGCCCGGGGGGAGCTGGTGGAATCTCTCCTGAAGCAGCCGCAGCGTCTCCTGATCACCCTCTTGATAGGGGTTGATATCATCACCATCCTGGCATCGGTGCTGGCCGCTTCCCTGGCCTTAAGCATCTGGGGGGACCGGGGTAAGTGGATCGCCCTGTTGGTGATGTCCCCCATTCTCCTGCTCCTGGGAGAAATCATTCCCAAGTCCGTGGCCCTCACGTATCCGGCTCGCCTGGCGCTGCGCTTGGCCCCCTTGGTGCGGGTGGCCCTGACGGTCTTTGCTCCTGTCCGGGTGGTGCTGCTTCAGACCAGCCGGGGAATCCTGGCTGCCTTGGGGTTTCGGCCTGACCTCCAGGTGCCCGCCGTGCATCAGGAAGATTTTGTCCGCATGGTGGAAGAAAGCCATCGGGGAGGGATGATCGCCGCCTTGGAACGGGATTTCATTCAGAACGTGTTGGACTTCGGGGAGGTCAGGGTAAGTCAGATCATGGTGCCCCGGCCCGACATGTTTTCTCTTCCCGCTGACCTGCCTTTCCCGGAGATAATCCAGGCCATAAAACGGTCCCGGTTCTCCCGGGTGCCCATTTATGAGGAGACCCACGACCACGTGCTGGGGGTCCTCCATTCCAAGGACATTCTGGAGTTGTGCCATCCAATCCCCTGCGCAGGTGAACTGCCCCGGCATCTCCTGCGCCCGGCCTATTATGTCCCGGAAAATAAGCGAGCCTTTGACCTTTTAACCGAACTCCAGACCCACCGCCAGCGCCTGGCCCTGGTGGTGGATGAATACGGCAGTTTGGTGGGTCTGATCACGGTGGAAGACCTGCTGGAGGAGCTCTGTGGCGAAATTCCCCAGGAATTCAAGGTCGAGGAAAAAGTCCTGGAGCAGGTGTCCCCGGAAGTCTGGCGGGTCAAGGGAGCCATGTCTCTGGCGGACTTCAACGATGCACTTAACCTGAACCTGCCGGCCGAGGAATTCGATACCATCGGCGGCCTGGTTCTTAACCTCTGCGGCTCCTTGCCCCGGGAGGGCCGGGTCATTCAATATGACGCAGATGAAAAGCTCATTTTTCGAGTGTTGCGGATGAAGGGCACCCGCATCCTGGATCTGGAAGTGCGGCGGCAAACCCCATGA
- a CDS encoding hemolysin family protein, whose translation MIIGLLLIFIPFLLLEAFFSGSEIALISASRRRLRHWAEQGDRGAARALKLLERPERLLATTLLGSNLSEISNTILVSAFLLETMGTGGEILAMLLLPPLILIFAEITPKSIGRQHSTRLARRLGPILWVISWVLYPLTFIFAGLSRVALWLTGARHTSKLPFISREDLHLVVAKSGPEVDLERKERIFIHRILQFSLRSVKEVMVPLIRVTAIPDTLTMSQALEEFRTSRFSRLPVYHHRIDNLIGVVHDFDLLGEDDLERPVRTIMRSVAFVPELKKIDRLLAEMQRQGNHLAVVVDEYGGAVGIVTIEDLLEEIVGEIIDEFDQEIAPFKKLGEGHYLVSARTEIKALNESLHLRLPAGDYETLAGFLIAQLGDLPRAGEQLQFRNLKFTVRQAEARAVKEVELVVEKTAE comes from the coding sequence ATGATTATTGGCCTGCTCCTTATTTTTATCCCTTTCCTGCTGCTGGAAGCTTTTTTCTCCGGGTCTGAGATCGCCCTTATTTCAGCCAGCCGCCGCCGTCTCCGGCATTGGGCGGAACAGGGGGACCGGGGGGCGGCCAGGGCCCTGAAGCTGCTGGAACGGCCGGAGCGCCTGCTGGCCACCACCCTCCTGGGCTCCAACCTGTCGGAAATCAGCAATACGATTCTGGTCAGCGCCTTTTTGCTGGAAACCATGGGGACCGGGGGAGAAATCTTGGCCATGCTGCTGCTGCCGCCCTTGATTCTGATCTTCGCGGAGATTACCCCCAAATCCATCGGCCGCCAGCACTCCACCCGTCTGGCCAGGCGCCTGGGACCCATCCTCTGGGTCATATCCTGGGTTCTTTATCCCCTCACCTTCATCTTCGCGGGCTTAAGCCGCGTGGCGCTCTGGCTGACCGGGGCGCGCCACACCAGCAAGTTGCCCTTTATCAGCCGGGAAGATTTGCATCTGGTGGTGGCCAAAAGCGGCCCCGAAGTCGACCTGGAGCGCAAGGAACGCATTTTTATCCACCGCATTCTGCAATTTTCCCTGCGCAGCGTCAAGGAAGTCATGGTGCCGCTGATCCGGGTGACCGCCATCCCGGACACCCTGACCATGAGCCAGGCCTTGGAAGAATTCCGCACTTCCCGCTTTTCCCGCCTGCCGGTCTATCACCACCGCATCGACAACCTCATCGGGGTGGTGCATGACTTCGACCTGTTGGGCGAAGACGACCTGGAACGCCCCGTTCGCACCATCATGCGCTCGGTGGCCTTTGTCCCGGAACTCAAAAAAATCGACCGGCTGCTGGCCGAGATGCAGCGCCAGGGGAACCACCTGGCCGTGGTGGTGGACGAATACGGCGGCGCGGTGGGCATTGTCACCATCGAAGACCTCTTAGAAGAGATCGTCGGCGAGATCATTGACGAATTTGATCAGGAGATTGCGCCCTTCAAGAAGCTGGGGGAAGGCCATTACCTGGTCAGCGCCCGCACTGAAATCAAGGCCCTAAACGAATCTCTCCACCTGAGACTGCCCGCCGGGGATTATGAAACCCTGGCCGGGTTTCTCATTGCTCAGTTGGGGGATTTGCCCCGGGCCGGGGAGCAGTTGCAGTTCCGCAATCTCAAGTTCACCGTGCGCCAGGCCGAGGCCCGGGCCGTGAAGGAGGTAGAACTTGTTGTCGAAAAAACCGCAGAGTGA
- the lon gene encoding endopeptidase La, giving the protein MATKDEEQHQIIIPGELPMLAVRDVVVFPNMVLPLFVGRETSVLAIEAALAEDRLIFLATQKDQSVENPEPEEIYTVGTVSLILRMLKLPDGRLKILVQGKSKAMIQEYVQERPYFQVGLEVLPEATVTEISPEAEALMRNAREMSEKILTLKGIMSPDLLAILESIEEPGHLADLVAANLRLKIEEAQLVLEEMDPIRSLIKVNDFLRKEMEVSAIQAKIQNQAREEMDRTQREYFLREQLRAIKKELGDLDETSKEMEEYRLKINRARMPKEAEEEAVKQLSRLEQMHPDAAESSIVRTYLDWLVSLPWSKGTRDKLEVKEAKAILDEDHFDLEKVKDRILEYLSVRKLNKKMKGPILCFVGPPGVGKTSLGQSIARAMGRKFVRISLGGMRDEAEIRGHRRTYIGALPGRIIQGVKNAGSNNPVFILDEVDKIGMDFRGDPAAALLEVLDPEQNHSFSDHYLNVPFDLSKVMFITTANLVDPIPSALRDRMEVIRLAGYTGEEKLEIVLRHLLPRQLTENGLTARDFKISNEVIKQVIMYYTLEAGLRNLEREIGSLCRKVARKIAEGEKGPFAVSRGNLHIYLGPPRYLPEGEVEKDEIGVATGLAWTQVGGETLPIEVSLMKGKGQLILTGQLGDVMKESGQAALSYARARADRLNLEPDFYEKLDIHIHVPAGATPKDGPSAGVTMATALISALTQIPVRRDVAMTGEITLRGKVLPIGGLKEKAIAALRARVQKVIIPLANKKDLVEIPKNVKRRLKFVPVADMDEVLNEALLRSPFKEGKKAGTPKSRVTTPPSHLVV; this is encoded by the coding sequence ATGGCAACGAAAGACGAAGAACAACATCAAATCATCATTCCCGGCGAACTGCCCATGTTGGCGGTCCGGGACGTGGTGGTTTTTCCCAATATGGTGCTGCCCCTGTTTGTGGGACGGGAGACCTCGGTGCTGGCTATCGAAGCGGCCCTGGCCGAAGATCGTCTGATCTTTCTGGCCACCCAGAAAGATCAAAGCGTCGAGAATCCCGAGCCCGAAGAAATCTATACCGTCGGCACGGTAAGCCTCATCCTGCGCATGCTGAAACTTCCGGATGGGCGTCTGAAAATCCTGGTCCAGGGCAAGTCTAAAGCCATGATCCAGGAGTATGTCCAGGAGCGCCCCTACTTCCAGGTGGGCCTGGAAGTTTTGCCCGAGGCCACCGTTACCGAGATTTCTCCAGAGGCCGAGGCCCTGATGCGTAACGCCCGGGAGATGTCCGAGAAGATTTTGACCCTTAAAGGCATCATGAGCCCGGATCTTCTAGCCATCCTGGAATCCATCGAGGAACCCGGGCACCTGGCGGACTTGGTGGCAGCCAACTTGCGTCTAAAAATCGAAGAGGCCCAACTGGTTCTGGAGGAGATGGACCCCATCCGGAGTCTCATCAAGGTCAACGATTTTCTGCGTAAGGAAATGGAAGTCTCCGCCATCCAGGCCAAAATCCAGAACCAGGCTCGGGAAGAAATGGACCGCACCCAGCGGGAATATTTCTTGCGGGAACAGCTCAGGGCCATCAAAAAAGAACTGGGCGACCTGGACGAGACCAGCAAGGAGATGGAGGAGTATCGTCTTAAGATCAACCGGGCCCGGATGCCCAAGGAGGCGGAGGAAGAGGCTGTCAAGCAACTCTCCCGCCTGGAGCAGATGCACCCCGACGCGGCCGAGTCCTCCATCGTCCGCACCTACCTGGATTGGCTGGTGTCTTTGCCTTGGAGCAAGGGCACCCGTGACAAGCTTGAGGTCAAAGAAGCCAAGGCGATCCTGGATGAAGACCATTTCGACCTGGAAAAGGTCAAAGACCGTATCCTGGAGTACTTGAGCGTCCGCAAACTCAATAAGAAGATGAAAGGCCCCATCCTCTGTTTTGTGGGGCCTCCGGGAGTGGGCAAGACCTCCCTGGGGCAGTCCATCGCCCGGGCCATGGGGCGCAAGTTCGTGCGTATCTCTTTGGGGGGCATGCGGGATGAAGCCGAAATCCGCGGCCACCGGCGCACCTATATCGGAGCCCTGCCGGGGCGGATAATCCAGGGGGTCAAAAACGCCGGCTCCAATAATCCCGTCTTCATCCTGGATGAAGTGGACAAGATCGGCATGGATTTTCGGGGCGACCCCGCCGCGGCGCTTTTGGAGGTCCTGGACCCGGAGCAGAACCATTCCTTCAGCGACCACTATCTCAATGTGCCCTTCGACCTGTCCAAGGTGATGTTCATCACCACCGCCAACCTGGTGGACCCCATCCCCTCGGCGCTCCGTGACCGCATGGAGGTCATCCGCCTGGCGGGCTACACCGGAGAAGAGAAACTTGAGATCGTGCTCCGCCACCTCCTGCCCCGGCAACTGACTGAAAATGGCCTGACCGCCCGCGATTTCAAGATCTCCAACGAAGTGATCAAGCAGGTCATCATGTACTACACCCTGGAGGCGGGGCTCCGCAACCTGGAGCGGGAGATCGGCTCTCTGTGCCGCAAGGTGGCCCGTAAGATCGCCGAAGGCGAGAAAGGGCCGTTCGCGGTCAGCCGGGGAAACCTGCATATCTACCTGGGACCGCCTCGCTATCTGCCCGAAGGCGAAGTGGAGAAAGACGAAATTGGTGTGGCCACCGGGCTAGCCTGGACCCAGGTGGGCGGCGAGACCCTGCCGATAGAAGTCAGCCTGATGAAAGGCAAAGGCCAGCTCATCCTTACCGGTCAGTTGGGCGACGTCATGAAGGAGTCTGGCCAGGCGGCCTTGAGTTACGCCCGCGCCCGGGCCGACCGCCTCAACCTGGAGCCGGATTTCTATGAGAAGCTGGACATCCATATCCACGTGCCCGCGGGCGCTACCCCCAAGGACGGTCCCTCGGCCGGAGTCACCATGGCCACCGCCCTGATCTCGGCCCTCACCCAGATTCCGGTGCGCCGGGACGTGGCCATGACCGGGGAAATCACCCTCCGGGGCAAGGTGCTGCCCATCGGCGGCCTCAAAGAGAAGGCCATCGCGGCGCTCCGGGCCCGGGTCCAGAAGGTCATCATTCCCTTGGCCAACAAGAAGGACCTGGTGGAAATTCCCAAAAACGTCAAGCGCCGCCTCAAATTCGTGCCCGTGGCCGATATGGACGAGGTCCTGAACGAGGCCTTGCTGCGCTCCCCTTTCAAAGAGGGCAAAAAAGCCGGAACCCCTAAGTCACGGGTGACCACGCCGCCTTCACACCTGGTGGTCTAG